One genomic window of Paenibacillus xylanilyticus includes the following:
- the galU gene encoding UTP--glucose-1-phosphate uridylyltransferase GalU — protein sequence MRIRKAIIPAAGLGTRFLPATKAMPKEMLPIVDKPTIQYIIEEAVASGIEDIIIVTGKGKRAIEDHFDYSFELEQNLAGKQKWDLLNEVRKPSDMADIHYIRQKEPKGLGHAIWCARKFIGNEPFAVLLGDDIVESKQPCLGQMMEVYDELQSPIVGVQPVDWSEVSRYGIVDGEVVSPTDDRVFRARRLIEKPKTEDAPSNLAIMGRYILTPDIFDILGQQSAGVGGEIQLTDALSRLNDQRQILAYHFDGLRHDVGEKLGFIETTIHYALQRPDLRDDLLNYLRKIVSSN from the coding sequence CTGCGAATCCGCAAAGCCATTATTCCGGCTGCCGGGCTGGGTACCCGGTTTCTGCCTGCAACCAAGGCCATGCCGAAGGAAATGCTGCCCATCGTTGATAAGCCGACTATTCAGTACATTATCGAAGAAGCGGTAGCTTCAGGTATTGAAGATATCATTATCGTTACAGGTAAAGGGAAGCGGGCCATCGAGGATCACTTCGATTATTCGTTTGAACTGGAACAGAATCTGGCAGGCAAACAGAAGTGGGACTTGCTCAACGAAGTTCGCAAACCTTCTGATATGGCAGATATCCACTATATCCGGCAAAAAGAACCGAAGGGCCTCGGCCATGCCATCTGGTGCGCTCGCAAGTTTATCGGGAACGAACCGTTCGCTGTCCTTCTCGGGGATGACATCGTGGAATCCAAGCAACCTTGTTTGGGGCAGATGATGGAAGTCTATGACGAGCTGCAATCCCCGATTGTAGGGGTACAACCTGTGGACTGGAGCGAAGTTTCCCGTTACGGAATCGTAGACGGAGAGGTCGTTTCTCCAACTGATGATCGTGTATTCCGTGCACGTCGTTTAATTGAGAAACCGAAGACAGAAGACGCACCTTCGAACCTAGCCATCATGGGACGTTATATTCTTACGCCAGATATTTTCGATATTCTTGGTCAGCAATCTGCTGGTGTAGGCGGAGAAATCCAGTTAACGGATGCCTTATCCCGCTTGAACGATCAGCGACAGATACTTGCCTATCATTTTGATGGTCTGCGTCATGACGTTGGGGAGAAGCTGGGCTTTATTGAGACGACCATTCATTATGCGCTTCAGCGCCCGGATCTTAGGGATGATTTACTGAATTATTTGAGGAAGATCGTGTCATCGAATTAG
- the rfbD gene encoding dTDP-4-dehydrorhamnose reductase yields the protein MLILGGFGLLGQEIYRQFKLEGHQVVRTPKQDCDITDLSSLKAAIEKYKPEVVIHSAGITNVDQVEDDPLQAYNVNSLSMYNLIESVRELQPIIVFISTDYVFDGHSNIPYRENDDRKPINVYGRSKMLAEDILKSNYENYYIVRTSWLFGKGGKCFPDTIVKNISGDAKILNVVDDQWGSPTYTVDLSESLLELIGYPYGTYHITNTGITSWYEFAKLIAEVKQFKHSEICPVSSEKYPTRARRPKYSVLDNSNLIRNKRQLRHFSEALHSFFIE from the coding sequence GTGTTAATACTAGGTGGATTCGGATTGCTGGGACAAGAAATTTACCGTCAATTTAAATTAGAGGGACACCAAGTAGTAAGAACACCAAAACAAGATTGTGATATAACTGATCTTAGTTCCCTTAAGGCAGCTATAGAAAAATATAAACCGGAAGTAGTCATTCATTCAGCTGGAATTACAAATGTTGATCAGGTCGAAGACGATCCTTTACAAGCCTATAATGTAAATAGTCTCAGTATGTATAATCTTATAGAGAGCGTAAGAGAACTACAACCAATCATTGTCTTTATAAGTACAGACTATGTTTTCGATGGCCATAGTAACATCCCGTATAGAGAAAATGATGATCGTAAACCAATTAATGTATATGGTAGATCTAAAATGCTAGCTGAAGATATTCTCAAGTCTAATTATGAAAATTATTATATTGTTAGAACTTCTTGGTTGTTTGGAAAGGGAGGAAAATGTTTCCCTGATACAATCGTAAAGAATATTTCAGGGGACGCAAAAATCTTGAATGTAGTAGATGATCAATGGGGCTCGCCAACTTATACGGTAGATTTATCGGAGTCACTACTTGAGCTTATTGGATATCCATATGGAACGTATCATATTACTAATACGGGAATTACCTCATGGTACGAATTTGCCAAGTTGATAGCTGAAGTTAAGCAGTTCAAGCACAGTGAAATATGTCCAGTGTCATCAGAGAAATACCCGACAAGAGCTAGGCGGCCAAAATATTCTGTCTTGGATAATTCAAATTTGATTCGCAATAAACGACAGTTGAGACACTTCAGTGAAGCGCTTCATAGCTTTTTTATCGAATAA
- the rfbC gene encoding dTDP-4-dehydrorhamnose 3,5-epimerase: protein MGNFIFTQTDIEGLVIVEPKLFGDERGYFMETYHEEEFKKNGISTSFVQDNQSMSKKGVLRGMHYQTRNPQGKLVRVLEGEVYDVAVDLRKGSPTFLKWHGIHLSGTNRKQFFIPEGFAHGFLVLSDVAVFSYKCTHFYDPGHESGLLWNDPKLGIQWPLDGLVQPSLSDKDANWKPLS from the coding sequence ATGGGGAACTTTATATTTACTCAAACCGATATTGAGGGCTTAGTTATAGTTGAACCTAAGTTGTTTGGTGATGAACGAGGTTATTTTATGGAAACATATCATGAAGAGGAGTTTAAGAAAAACGGGATCAGCACATCCTTTGTTCAAGACAACCAGTCTATGTCTAAAAAAGGTGTCTTGAGGGGAATGCACTACCAGACCAGAAATCCACAAGGGAAACTGGTTCGAGTTCTTGAAGGAGAAGTATATGATGTAGCAGTTGATCTTCGAAAGGGCTCCCCAACATTTCTAAAATGGCACGGTATCCACCTTTCGGGCACCAATCGTAAACAGTTTTTTATTCCTGAAGGTTTTGCACACGGCTTTCTTGTGCTTTCTGATGTTGCTGTGTTTTCATACAAATGCACACACTTTTACGATCCAGGGCATGAGTCAGGGCTTCTCTGGAATGACCCAAAATTAGGAATTCAATGGCCTTTAGACGGATTAGTTCAACCTTCTCTTTCGGACAAAGATGCGAATTGGAAACCTTTGAGTTAG
- a CDS encoding DEAD/DEAH box helicase has translation MDSSTNTTSHSFAQKNGSSASGFNPAADADHRPVAHFAQAGRPSSAPGWGRSADKPSYRTADQILSMFAKERSPLHAGERKYTAPVTRSSLREELQVQFICKLVQVHKGGAKLTLELKVGSKRLYVVQKVKQFLSCVEKGEPMSFTKLFFYDPSMHYFSPQDQEILFMLIRMRQSEEAYRESISGYLGASDGRDILIAPLVWKPLLELLLQADSRMEGTGLANGPLTLGEGALPLFYRIAQGDNEGYQLEISGLRELILLPAYDAAVVEGQLHMLEPMQMRSLEDLSRALTSYGIKESIDISSQQVDEFVQHVVPELRTLGHLSIDSQVRERIAEPELAPKLYIDFYRERITARLEFDYGVMVINPLAEYLIDEEEKKVILVRDRHAERNLIERLDRSFLEREGSVWASEREDAIYDVMYHLVPELEKQVDIYVPNAVKAMMQSYPTPPKVRADLGKGLDWLEISFEMEGVNEQELQEIMRSIVEKKPYFRLRSGVFLSLENEGADSFAHMADSLGLGAGDIKGSHIRLPAVRALQLPGRDEVSGHVKWGGSLKRFLDDLRDPERMDFAMPNGLAPVLRDYQASGYQWLRTLAFYRFGGILADDMGLGKTLQSIAYITAELSENPILDRDVGRSERYRKNLREGASEAAYSGIDPATGLPWDEASLVGLGGNSHASGTSQDGLTIRSQATHPPVLVVAPASLTYNWANEFARFAPHLRVLIAAGQKEERANMLADMNQADVIVTSYPLLRRDLDMYLGRTFHTLILDEAQAIKNSSSQTAQAVKQIQAPRRFALTGTPVENSLDELWSIFEAIFPGLFPSYRRFRDLPPERIARMVRPFILRRLKKDVLEELPDRIETVQRSELTVEQKKLYAAYLSQLQDETSKDMEENGFQKNRIKILAGITRLRQLCCHPALFVEGYQGDSGKMEQLLETVQDCLAAGKRILIFSQFASMLNLIRQTLAAQGRNLFYLDGQTPSQSRVDMCRRFNEGEGELFLISMKAGGTGLNLTGADTVILYDLWWNPAVEEQAIGRAHRMGQKQVVQVIRLITEGTIEEKILELQQRKKDLIAEVIEPGDGGSTTLSEQDIRELLMV, from the coding sequence ATGGACTCCAGTACGAATACAACATCGCATTCTTTTGCACAAAAGAATGGATCCTCGGCTTCAGGGTTTAACCCCGCTGCTGATGCGGATCATCGACCAGTTGCTCATTTTGCCCAGGCAGGTCGCCCAAGTTCAGCCCCTGGCTGGGGACGTTCAGCAGACAAGCCTTCGTACCGCACAGCTGACCAGATTCTGTCCATGTTTGCCAAGGAACGCAGTCCCTTACATGCCGGTGAACGTAAATATACAGCACCTGTCACCCGCTCATCGCTGCGGGAAGAGCTTCAGGTTCAGTTTATATGCAAGCTCGTTCAGGTTCACAAGGGGGGAGCCAAGCTCACTCTGGAGCTTAAGGTCGGAAGTAAGCGGTTATACGTCGTGCAAAAGGTGAAGCAATTCCTGAGCTGCGTTGAGAAGGGCGAGCCGATGTCGTTTACCAAACTGTTTTTCTATGATCCTTCCATGCATTATTTCAGCCCTCAGGATCAGGAGATTCTATTCATGCTGATTCGTATGAGGCAGAGCGAGGAAGCGTATCGTGAATCCATCTCCGGTTATTTGGGAGCTTCGGATGGACGGGATATATTGATTGCGCCGCTGGTGTGGAAACCTCTCCTGGAATTGCTGCTTCAGGCCGACAGCCGGATGGAAGGTACGGGTCTTGCGAACGGGCCGCTCACATTGGGTGAAGGGGCACTGCCTTTGTTTTACCGGATTGCCCAGGGGGACAATGAGGGGTACCAGCTCGAGATCTCGGGTTTGCGCGAGTTGATTCTGCTTCCAGCTTATGATGCTGCTGTGGTCGAAGGACAGCTTCACATGCTGGAGCCGATGCAGATGCGCAGTCTGGAAGACTTGAGCAGGGCACTCACTTCGTATGGCATTAAGGAAAGCATCGATATTTCATCTCAGCAAGTCGATGAGTTTGTACAGCATGTGGTGCCGGAACTGCGTACGCTTGGACATCTGTCGATCGACTCTCAGGTGCGTGAACGAATTGCTGAGCCGGAGCTTGCGCCGAAGCTGTATATTGATTTTTACCGGGAGCGGATCACTGCGCGTCTGGAGTTTGATTATGGTGTAATGGTGATTAACCCGCTGGCTGAGTATCTGATCGATGAAGAAGAGAAAAAGGTTATCCTAGTGCGTGATCGTCATGCCGAGCGGAATCTGATTGAGCGACTGGATCGTTCCTTCCTGGAACGGGAAGGCAGTGTGTGGGCAAGTGAACGGGAAGATGCCATCTATGATGTGATGTATCATTTGGTGCCTGAATTGGAGAAACAGGTGGACATCTATGTCCCGAATGCCGTAAAGGCCATGATGCAATCCTACCCAACCCCTCCCAAAGTTCGGGCAGATCTCGGGAAAGGTCTGGACTGGCTGGAGATTTCGTTTGAGATGGAAGGTGTGAACGAGCAGGAACTTCAGGAAATCATGCGCAGCATTGTGGAAAAGAAACCGTATTTCCGCTTGCGCAGTGGTGTCTTTCTATCGCTTGAAAATGAAGGAGCTGACAGCTTCGCCCACATGGCGGATTCGCTGGGACTTGGAGCGGGCGATATCAAAGGCAGCCACATTCGGCTGCCAGCAGTTCGAGCGTTACAGCTTCCGGGCCGGGATGAGGTTTCCGGTCATGTGAAGTGGGGAGGTTCCTTGAAGCGTTTCCTGGATGACCTTCGTGATCCTGAGCGGATGGATTTTGCAATGCCGAATGGACTCGCTCCCGTGCTGCGGGATTATCAGGCCAGTGGATATCAATGGCTGCGCACACTCGCCTTTTATCGCTTTGGCGGGATCCTGGCAGATGATATGGGACTTGGCAAAACGTTGCAAAGCATCGCCTATATCACGGCTGAACTAAGTGAGAATCCAATCTTAGATAGAGATGTTGGAAGATCAGAGCGTTACAGGAAAAATCTGCGAGAGGGTGCTTCAGAGGCAGCCTATTCAGGGATTGACCCTGCAACCGGATTGCCATGGGATGAAGCGTCTCTCGTAGGGCTAGGGGGGAATTCCCATGCGTCGGGAACATCGCAGGATGGCCTAACCATTCGAAGCCAAGCGACTCATCCCCCTGTGCTTGTCGTCGCACCTGCTTCATTGACCTACAACTGGGCGAATGAATTTGCGCGCTTTGCCCCGCATTTACGCGTCCTGATCGCTGCAGGACAAAAGGAAGAGCGCGCCAATATGCTGGCAGACATGAATCAGGCGGATGTGATCGTAACGTCGTATCCATTGCTGCGTCGAGATCTGGACATGTATTTGGGAAGAACATTCCATACGCTTATCCTGGACGAGGCTCAGGCAATCAAAAATTCTTCCTCTCAGACGGCTCAGGCCGTCAAGCAGATTCAGGCCCCACGGCGCTTTGCGCTTACAGGAACGCCTGTAGAGAACTCGCTGGATGAACTGTGGTCCATCTTCGAAGCCATATTCCCCGGTCTGTTTCCAAGCTATCGCAGATTCCGGGATCTGCCGCCTGAGCGCATTGCCCGGATGGTCCGTCCGTTCATTCTCCGCCGCCTGAAGAAGGACGTACTGGAGGAATTACCGGATCGTATTGAGACGGTACAGCGCTCTGAGCTAACAGTGGAGCAGAAGAAACTGTATGCCGCCTACCTCTCCCAGCTTCAGGATGAGACCTCCAAGGATATGGAAGAGAACGGTTTTCAGAAGAATCGGATCAAAATACTTGCAGGCATCACCCGTTTACGCCAGCTGTGCTGTCACCCAGCTCTGTTTGTAGAGGGCTATCAGGGAGACTCAGGGAAAATGGAGCAGCTGCTCGAAACGGTTCAGGATTGTCTGGCTGCAGGCAAACGAATTCTGATCTTCTCCCAGTTTGCAAGCATGCTGAACCTGATCAGGCAGACACTGGCTGCGCAGGGTAGGAATCTGTTTTATCTCGATGGCCAGACACCGTCTCAGAGCCGTGTCGACATGTGCCGCAGGTTCAACGAGGGGGAAGGCGAGCTATTCCTGATCTCAATGAAAGCTGGCGGTACTGGACTGAACTTAACGGGTGCTGACACTGTTATTCTATATGATCTGTGGTGGAACCCCGCAGTAGAAGAACAGGCCATTGGCCGCGCCCATCGGATGGGGCAGAAGCAAGTCGTTCAGGTTATCCGACTGATTACGGAGGGAACGATTGAAGAGAAGATTCTGGAATTGCAGCAACGGAAGAAGGATCTGATCGCGGAAGTGATTGAACCGGGAGATGGGGGATCAACAACCTTATCCGAGCAGGATATTCGGGAGCTGTTGATGGTATAA
- the rfbA gene encoding glucose-1-phosphate thymidylyltransferase RfbA, which yields MKGIILAGGSGTRLYPLTRAVSKQMLPIYDKPMIYYPLSVLMLAGIREVLIISTPRDLPFFTQLLGDGSQLGMDFKYQIQNEPRGLAEAFIIGESFINNEPVAMVLGDNIFYGQRFSQTLHRAAELKEGALIFGCNVKDPTAYGVVEFDENNNVLSIEEKPVVPKSNYAVPGLYFFDGDVANIASKVIPSARGELEITSVIEEYKYREQLKVELMGRGMAWLDTGTHESLLEASNFVEAIQKRQGLYISCIEEIAFRMGYISKNDLVQLAQPLLKTQYGQYLMDIYNLS from the coding sequence ATGAAAGGTATTATTTTAGCGGGTGGTTCTGGCACAAGACTTTATCCACTAACTAGAGCTGTTTCAAAACAGATGCTTCCTATTTATGATAAGCCTATGATTTATTATCCATTATCCGTCCTAATGTTGGCAGGAATAAGAGAAGTTCTAATCATATCAACACCTAGAGATCTTCCTTTCTTTACTCAATTACTTGGGGATGGTAGCCAACTTGGGATGGACTTTAAATATCAAATTCAAAATGAACCTAGAGGTTTAGCTGAGGCTTTTATTATTGGTGAGAGTTTTATTAATAATGAACCCGTAGCGATGGTACTTGGTGATAACATTTTTTACGGTCAAAGGTTTAGTCAAACCCTACATAGAGCTGCTGAATTAAAAGAAGGAGCACTGATTTTCGGCTGTAATGTAAAAGACCCAACTGCATATGGGGTTGTAGAGTTTGATGAGAACAATAATGTGCTTTCCATAGAAGAGAAACCAGTTGTTCCAAAATCAAATTATGCAGTGCCGGGTTTATATTTCTTTGATGGAGATGTTGCGAACATAGCCTCCAAAGTAATTCCTTCAGCGAGGGGGGAATTAGAGATAACTTCCGTAATAGAAGAATATAAATACAGGGAACAACTTAAAGTTGAGCTGATGGGCAGGGGAATGGCTTGGCTTGATACTGGAACACATGAATCATTGCTTGAAGCAAGTAACTTTGTGGAAGCAATCCAAAAAAGGCAAGGCCTATACATTTCATGTATTGAGGAGATTGCTTTTCGAATGGGTTATATCTCCAAGAATGATCTCGTCCAACTTGCTCAACCTTTGTTAAAGACTCAATATGGCCAGTATTTAATGGATATTTATAATCTTAGCTAA
- a CDS encoding O-antigen ligase family protein, with translation MSNPVYGKSNKTSRKANSNSNTPLLWTLTIGLILFLLWSSFQVALFNGQLLQYEGPIYWAVVLSTLLFVIWVAASFKHMKLETQQDWLKIAVILLPLTYVLSLVSAASKYLAVNMILIQCIYAMIFVMTMYLLKNNKTNHIIHSSLIGIAYVIVGFGLLNWFGAFSFTGKLVGWFSSGVVNGVYNQTIWNDSNGPRLASVFQYPNTYAAFLMAFLFITVFSMIRAKKVYTQILHGFMLVPIILSLLLTLSRTGLVMLPIVFVILLLMLKPAKQILWFIYLGIAAIGTLIVLNPINTAGLELQQQFSNSLAAKGWMYLIAASITVALVCWVIQRWIAPRLENGLQSWSARKGSSLWIPLGSVILTVIVAVLLLGTSVRNILPDSISTRLENINFQQHSVLERITFYKDATKLFADYPIIGAGGGAWTTLYEKYQNNPYVSAQAHNFFMQYLVEVGIVGFIIFMAFILFVFYQYVRSYVKRSEEERESHFVYFILSMSILVLSILDFNMSYVFIGILVFLGLGGMAAAMDPKPLRRLKLSDSTARGMYSAIAGLAVILLLIISVRFLQANHYAFEAKEVAQVSQDFQEIKAPLDKDLSIRSTHTDSLLMLSSLYQQGYEQTKDDQFYNNSLDLLQKGIAAEPYNKSIVKELIRLYDLRTEYDSAYTLQKEYATNYIWDMDWYETLISRSFDLGYQALGQGDTAKKESYFTSGLDAYQHVVDGVEHLKTLPEGQLQGQPFELTPTMILNAGKMKYMSNDSAGAVTILKGGIAEDLSDATNREIARWYLAALTKDGQQDQAVYDKLIAVAPNEANEIKQIAELNF, from the coding sequence TTGTCGAATCCAGTATACGGGAAATCTAATAAGACGTCGAGAAAAGCAAATAGCAACTCGAATACGCCACTACTATGGACATTGACCATAGGACTTATCTTATTTTTACTCTGGTCCTCTTTCCAAGTTGCGTTATTTAATGGGCAATTGCTCCAATACGAGGGCCCCATTTATTGGGCAGTTGTACTTTCAACCCTCCTATTCGTTATTTGGGTAGCTGCCTCTTTCAAGCACATGAAACTAGAAACACAGCAAGATTGGCTTAAGATTGCGGTGATATTACTGCCACTCACCTACGTCTTGTCACTTGTAAGTGCAGCATCAAAATATTTGGCAGTCAACATGATTCTTATCCAATGTATCTATGCCATGATCTTTGTAATGACTATGTATCTGCTCAAAAACAACAAAACCAATCATATCATACATTCTTCCTTAATAGGAATTGCATATGTAATTGTCGGATTTGGATTGCTAAATTGGTTTGGTGCTTTTAGTTTTACGGGCAAGCTAGTTGGGTGGTTCTCATCCGGCGTGGTGAATGGCGTTTATAATCAAACCATCTGGAACGACTCAAACGGCCCTCGACTTGCATCGGTATTTCAGTATCCTAATACATACGCCGCTTTCTTGATGGCTTTCTTGTTTATTACCGTTTTTAGTATGATTCGCGCAAAAAAAGTATACACCCAAATACTACATGGATTCATGCTTGTACCGATCATTCTGTCTCTACTATTGACACTCTCTCGGACCGGGCTTGTTATGCTCCCAATTGTATTTGTTATTCTGCTATTGATGTTGAAACCTGCTAAGCAAATTCTGTGGTTTATCTATTTGGGGATAGCTGCAATTGGTACACTGATAGTGTTAAATCCGATAAATACAGCAGGACTTGAATTGCAACAACAATTCTCCAACTCTCTCGCAGCTAAAGGTTGGATGTATTTAATTGCTGCATCCATAACCGTGGCTCTTGTATGTTGGGTTATCCAGCGTTGGATCGCACCGCGACTGGAGAACGGGCTTCAATCCTGGTCAGCTCGAAAGGGCTCCAGTCTATGGATCCCACTAGGGTCTGTTATTTTGACAGTCATTGTTGCTGTGCTTCTGCTCGGCACGAGTGTGCGGAACATTTTGCCCGATAGCATTAGCACACGACTTGAAAACATCAATTTTCAACAACACAGTGTGCTCGAACGGATTACGTTTTATAAAGATGCCACAAAACTATTTGCGGACTATCCAATCATAGGTGCCGGGGGTGGAGCTTGGACCACCTTGTATGAAAAATATCAGAACAATCCTTATGTCAGCGCTCAAGCTCACAACTTCTTCATGCAGTACCTCGTTGAGGTTGGAATCGTAGGTTTTATTATTTTTATGGCATTTATACTCTTTGTTTTCTATCAATATGTGCGTAGCTATGTCAAAAGGAGTGAGGAAGAACGCGAATCTCATTTTGTGTACTTCATCCTGTCCATGTCCATTCTGGTACTGAGTATCCTTGATTTCAATATGAGTTATGTCTTTATTGGAATTCTTGTTTTCCTTGGTCTCGGCGGAATGGCTGCTGCGATGGATCCTAAGCCGCTGCGTCGATTAAAGCTTAGTGACTCCACAGCACGTGGAATGTACAGTGCGATTGCCGGATTGGCTGTTATTCTCCTACTCATTATATCTGTTCGCTTCCTGCAAGCTAACCATTACGCTTTCGAAGCAAAAGAGGTAGCTCAAGTTAGTCAGGACTTCCAGGAGATCAAAGCTCCACTCGATAAAGATCTGTCTATCCGGAGCACACATACAGATTCGTTGCTGATGCTTTCTTCCCTTTATCAACAGGGCTATGAACAAACAAAAGATGATCAATTTTACAACAACTCTCTTGATTTACTTCAAAAAGGTATCGCAGCTGAACCATATAATAAAAGTATAGTTAAGGAACTGATTCGTTTATATGATCTAAGAACAGAATATGATTCAGCTTATACTCTCCAAAAAGAGTATGCTACCAACTATATCTGGGATATGGATTGGTATGAGACGCTAATTAGCCGTTCGTTCGATCTCGGGTATCAAGCACTTGGACAAGGAGATACAGCTAAGAAGGAATCTTACTTCACATCAGGTCTGGATGCTTACCAACATGTTGTTGATGGCGTAGAACATCTCAAGACTCTCCCTGAAGGGCAGCTTCAAGGACAGCCATTCGAGCTTACCCCAACAATGATTCTGAATGCAGGAAAAATGAAATACATGTCAAACGATTCTGCCGGAGCTGTAACGATTCTAAAAGGTGGAATTGCAGAGGATCTGTCCGATGCGACCAACCGTGAAATTGCTCGTTGGTATCTTGCGGCTCTGACGAAAGACGGACAACAAGATCAAGCGGTGTATGATAAGTTGATTGCTGTTGCACCTAATGAAGCGAACGAAATTAAACAAATTGCTGAACTGAACTTCTAA